The DNA region GATCCTGCCCGAATGCGGACTCCATATCTTGAAATGATCTTCGGCCAAGGCCAGACCGGACTCCGCAAGCGCCGCTTTCGCGCCATCCCCGTACAGCCAGGCCGGAGCGATGAAGCCTGCGACCGGACGCCCGGTGATGGTTTCGATCAACGTCTTGCCAGCATATATGCGGGCGGCGGCCGCTGCCTTGTCCAGGCCCAGAAATTCACCCTCTCCCGCCGTCATATGCCGAGCCTTCAGCGCGGCGATGGCGCCGTTATGGGTCGAAAAATCCTTATGAAACCAGCCATGGACGAACATGCTGATACCCAGGTCCGACCAGCCGCGCAGCCGGGCTGCAAACGCCGATCCGGTCACAAGCAGGTTTTTGCCCCAATGGTTCGGCACGACCAGCATGGCGATATGCTGCGGCGTGACGTGCCGTGTCAGCCGATCGAGCAGGCCGTCGATCTCCCCCTCGAACCCGGGACCGACATCGTGAATGGCGACGAGCAAGCTGCGCATCTCAAAGGCCGACGTGCAGGGCAAAGGACAGGCGTGCGGTCGTTACGCCGTGCCTTCCCGTGTCGCCCAGGTCATGGTCGCATGGATTCCTGCGCATCGACGATAGCAAAAGCCGCCAGCTTGACGAACCGGGGCCATCGCGGCTGCCCGTAGCGAATGACAGTTCCGACATCCCGTATCTCTTCGCCCGTAGCATTTTTTGTAATCTCCCAGCTGATTGCAGGACGACATGCGGGGCCAGCACCGCAGTTGGGTTGAAAGAGAAAACGTGATCAAACATGGTTGCGCCATGACGCGTGGCTTGCCCTGGTCGGCCGCATGGTTGCGCACTGGCGCAAGTTACGCGCGCAGGGCCGCAATCCGCATATCTTGGTGTTGCAGGAAGCCTTTATCCCGATGGCCCAAAGCATTAGCGCATCAGTCGGCTATTCCCATGTAGAGCGAGCGTCTTCAGCAAACATGAATCAATGACGCACGGCCTACCTGCTAGATGTAGGGGGGCGAGAGAGCGGCATCCTTCGTGCATGGCGAAGGGTTGGGCTGACATGTCGGCAGCAGGTTGGAGATAGAGCTTATCGTTGCTGCGCGCCGTATCGCTCATACCGCGTCGTTTCGTCTGTCGCGCCCGGCACCCGCATGGTCACCAATGGCGCGCGAGCGAAACAGTCAGCGCCCGTGGTCTGAGTGGCGTGAACTGGGGGGCGTTTCGGATGGAGAAGGGGTTTCCGAAGGCGAAACTGTCTCCCTTTACGTCCAACATATTGTCGATCCGCACGCCGACAGTCCAGCCTGACCGCGACATGTCCGCAAAGGCGGTGACGGTGGCATAGCCGCCCATCTCCCGATCGAGATCACTGTCGAAGCTCAGGCGCGCCTTGCCGACATAATTGGCCTGGATGACGGCTTGGCCATCCCATTCATTCAAGTTCAGATGTTGGATCACGGCAAACCGGCTACTAACGTTTGGCGTCACCGGAAGGCGGGTGTCATCCAGTTTCAGGCCATCGGCCGCGCGCGTCAGGCGCGCATTCTGAATAGTGCCGCCCGCCGATACTTTAAGGCCGCTGAAAAGCGTCCAGTCTATGGCACCCTCCACGCCGATGATATCGCCGCGCCCCGCATTGCGGGTAGCAACCAGCCCGTTGGGCAGCAGATAGTCCGACTGAATATCACTCCATCGGGTGAAATAGCCGCTGGCGGAGAGCGAGAGCTGGCCGTTTGCGGCAGTTCGTCGGAATCCCAGATCGACTGTATCCAGTTCATCGGCATGGAACCTGCCGCCGTCGCCCTCACCCGTCGGTGCAAGGCCGCCCGGCCGCATCGCGCGGGCATAGCGCAGATATACAATGCCCTTTCCCTCAAGCGGTAACGACAGGGCAAAGCTGGGGGACAATATGGTCTTGCTGATATGTTGCGATTGTATGTCGGCGATTTCCGTCCGTTCATCTTCTGCGATCGAACGAAACAGCCGGGCACCCACTGTCGCCTCCAGGCCCGAAAGGATGGAAATCCTGTTTTCGCCGAACAGGGCATATTCGCTCGTTACCCGATCGAGCGCCTGTACCGCTGCCGGGGCCGCCATGTCGGTCTGCGCCAATAGCCTGGAACTGACCCCGGTGGTGGCGCGCAGATAGGACAGGCCGACCAGCCAGTGATCGTCGCCCGAAGGCGTAAGCCGCAATTCCTGATTGAACAGCGTGTAGGCGCGCTGCTCAGTGAACAGAATGTTCCCGGGAATGCCAAACCGCGCAGCAGCGGCCGTGGCATCCAGCGCATAGGTGAAGTGATGATCGACATAGCTGGTCGCCGACAACAACTTCACGCTTCCCAAGTCGCTTTCGATCCGGGCATGGGCTAGTTTGAAGTCGTTGTCGCTGGGTTCGGCGAACAGGGTCGATCGGCGGAGCGTGTTACGGCCCGCCAGCACATATTGGCTGTCGCGCACATTGAGATCCTGGAGCGCGACGCCGATATCCGCCGTCCACCGATCCGATGGACGCCAGCGCACGGCCAGACGCCAGCCAGCGGTTTTCACCACGTTACTATCTTTTCGGCCCCGCCCACTGTCGATCCACCCCGCGTCGAGAAAGCGATAGGCGACCGCGCGCATCGCCAGCCTGTCCTGCACGATCGGCATGTTGACGATCGCTTCGCCCCCGGTGCCCGTCCCACCATGGGCGACGGCCTGGCCGGACAGGCGAATGGCGCCCCTGATCTTGTCCAACTCGGGCTGGCGCGTGACGATGTGATAGATGCCGCCCAGCGCACCGGATCCATAGAGCGGACCCTGCGGCCCTTTGAGGATTTCGACCCGGTCCATATCGATCAGCCGCAGGTCGGGGTCGGGCGCGTCGAAGGTCACGCGCGCGTCATCGACCTGTACCGCGACCGTCGATTGGCTCTGGCCGTTGAACGGACTATCGGCCACGCCGCGAATGAACTGGCGATTGCGGCCCGGACCCAGATTGGTCATCGAAAGCCCTTCCGTACGCAGGCTGATGTCCTGGCTGGTCGGCGTCCTGGACCCGGATGTCAGATCATCCAGCGACAGCACGGAGACGGACAGCGGGACGGTGGCGAGGGATTGGGCGCGCTTTTGCGCGGTCACGACGATGTCGGGTGCGGGAAGACCAGGATGCGGGGCGACGGGGACGGGGCGCGGTGACGGCGCTGGCCGGGCGATGGCTTCGTGTTCGAGGCGATAGAGCGCCGGGTTCAGCCGGACGGCGCGATATCCGCTACCTTTGAGCATTCGGCGTAGCGCGGCATCCACGGACATGGTGCCCTTTACGGGCGCGCTGGTCACATGCGGCATGTCGCCCGGCAGGCCGATGGAAACACCTGCGATTGCCGACAAGTGGGATAGATTGGCGCTTAACGGCCCGGATGGGACATCGATGCGATATGTGGCCTCTTTCGCTTCCGCAGGCGCCGATCCAAAGCCTGTATCAGCGAGCAGCAGTACCAGAGCGCAGGTGAAAACCGCGGCCTTTGCGTTGCACTTCGATAGCCAGAACGGAAGCAAGATCGGCAAGCAGGTTCGATCCGTCACCAATGACCAATGTGCCCGAAAAATGGCGCTTCTCCAGCGAAGGGTCGATCGATACCGGCCTGCCGGTATAGCGAACGATATCGCCGACCACCATCGCAATTGGCGTGTCGGTATAGGATAGCCGACCCGCGCGCCAGCTGCCGACGTCAGTGGATGGCGCGGGCGACAGCGTCACCGACGTGGCGTCTCCCGTCAATTGCTGGCCCGCCGCAACGGGGACCGGCTGGTCCATAGTGGCAGACGCCACGGTCACGCGCCCATCCGCTACGCCCACGCGCAGCGCGGTGCCTAGCCGGTTGACCGTGAATCGGGTACCGATATCGACGATGCGATAGTCGCCCGCCGCCACCGACAGTTGTCGCGCCGGATCATGCCTTATATCGAAATAGGCTTCCCCTTTCGCCAGTTCGATCTGGCGTGCGTTCTTGCCGCGTATCACAATCTGGCTGGCGGGCGAGAGGGTGACGCTGATGCCGTCGCCAAGTGCGATGGTGCGGCTCTTGCCGCCGTCCGCGCTGTAGCGCTCGACCGATTGCGCCGTCTGGATCATCGGCACTGCCACTATCAGCGCTACGGCAGCAGCCAACCCTCCACCCAGATACAGGAAACGGCGCGAAGACTGCTCGGGTGACGCGGCGTCCATGGGCGTCTTCGCCTCCAGGACATCAGCAATCTCGACCCGGTGATCCTCGACCATAGCCGAAAGCAGCGCCACCGTATCGAACGCCTCGCGATGCCGCGGGTCCGCTTCCAGCCAGGCCATATAGCCATCCCAGTCCGCATCATCGCTTTCCAGCGCCGTCTGCCAAGCCAGAGCCTGCTCCAGCATCGCCTCATCCATGTCCGACCGCGCCGTCATGGCGAGAGCCTTTCCAATATCCCTATAATTCCTAGACGTCGCAAAATTGTCATACCTCAGTCCATCAACGCGCGGCGCAGATATTTCATTGCCACGGCCATATGTTTTTCAACGCCACTCCTGCTGATGCCGAGCCGGGCGGCGACCTCGCCATGGCTTAGCCCTTGCAGCTTATGCAGTTCGAACGCACGGCGCGCGCCTTCTGGCAGGGTCGCCACAGCGGACACCAGTGCGGCGACCTCCTCTCGGTCGAGCATCGCCTCCTCGGCCGTTAGCCGCTGGTCCGCAGGTTCGATCCCGACCGATGCAAAGCCGGTTTCCTGATCGGACCATCGGCGTTCGCGGGCCATACGGCGTTGGCGTTCGCGCAGACGGTCGACGATCAGATTTTGCGCCATACGGAACAGATAGGCGCGGCCGTTGGCAACTGGCCCTGATGGCTGGGTCTGCGCTCTGACCCATAGTTCCTGAAGCAGGTCTTCTGCTTCAGCCCGGTCGCCCGCCCGCGCGATCAGAAACCGCAGCAGTTCGGTGTGATGGACACCGTAGGCCGATTGAAGGTCGTTCTCATGATCCGCACCCATTGGACCTGTGTGTCGAATATCCGCCCGCGCCGAAAGGAAAATCTTGCTGCCTGGCACCCGCACAATGTCCTAGAAGCGCATCGCCAAATCGATCCCTGCGCTCCGTCTTTCCGCCCAGGGCGTGATCCTGACCCCCTCGTCGCGGCGGGATGTCAGCAGGAACCCGGCCGCTTCGCCGATCACCGCGCCAGCCGCGACGTCATGCCAATGATGTTTGCGCCCTTGCACGCGAGCTGCACCTACGAAGGCGGCCACCAATTGTGCTGGAACGCCCACTTCCCACCCATAGCGATTCTGGAGTGACGCGGCAGCGGCGAAAGCGGTTGCCGTATGTCCCGACGGAAAGCTCTGCCGATCGCTTTGGTCGGGGCGCATTTCCGGAAAAGCCTGCTTCAGGCCTTCTGACACCAGGAAGGCGGCGCCCACGCTTTCGCCAGCCTGCAATGCGCCGTTCCAATCGTCCTTGAGCACGGGCAGCCCAAGCGCACTCGCAACGACAATGGTCCTTGCGATGCTGCTGGCCTGGGACCAGCCATGAGGCGAGGCCAAAGCCTGAACCGGGCAAAGAAAGAGGGCGGCACCACATAGTGCGCGCAAGGCTAGCTTCATCGGAAAGCTCCCCTGGGCGGGATGGCCCATGGGCGCACGACGGCAGCGGCCGACAGCCACCGCAGTGCGACCATGACGTTTCGCGTGAAAAAATGTTGTGCGCCAACTGCGGTGGCCGGTCGATGCCGACGTCGTGGGGGCAATCAGGAGTTCATGCGTGGATCATCAGTCAGCCCTAACCATGATCGAGCGCCGCTATGCGGACGTCCATGGCGCTGTTCCCAATTTCGATTTCCCTTTCCTTGCCGCCCATGCTCGGGACGGCGTGATCGGCGCGGCGCTGGGCTTTCGGCGCGCCGGTGAAGGACGGCTGTTTCTTGAGGCCTATCTGGACGCGCCGGTCGAGGTGCATCTGAGCACGCTGCTTGGCCGACGGGTGGCACGTCACGACATAGTGGAAATTGGCAATATGGCGGCGGAAACGGCCTCCGCGATGGTCGCCTTATGGGCGCGCGCCGCGAATGATCTGGGCAATCAAGCCGAGATCGCAGTCGCTGTCCTCACATCCTCGCTTCGGACGATGTTACGGCGCCTTGGCGTCACCCTGCATGAACTCGCGCCAGCGCAGCCGCATCGGCTGGGCGCGGCGGCGGCGCGGTGGGGGCGTTACTATACGCAAAATCCGATCGTGTGCGCGGGCTTCATCGCCGAAGGGCAGGCGGGACTGGCGCGATGGGCGAAGCGACAGGCATGAGCGCCCTGACGACCATCATTCGCGCCCGCGCCGTGACCCATCCCCATCGGATCGCGATCGAGAGCGGTACGCAGGGGACGCTTGACTGGGCGGCGTTCAGCGAGGCCATCGATGCAGCAAACGCAATGTTCGGCCGACATTTCAGCGGGACGTCCCCCGTTGCCATCCAGTTGGATCACGGACCTGCTGCCTGTGTTGCTGACCTGGCGCTGTTACGGTGCGGAATACCCGCCTTGCCGATCCCGTCCTTTTTCTCGGCAGAGCAACGGCATCATGCCTTGCGGGCCAGCGGTGCCTGCGCGCTGGTCGGCAGCCGGTCCGGCCAAGCCGACGACTTCAGCTTCACGCTGCTGGATTCGCCGTCCGTGCCGCTCCACGCGGGCACGGCCAAGATCAGCTTCACATCCGGTTCGACCGGGACGCCCAAGGGCATCTGCCTGTCGGCCGCGCATATGATGGCAGTGGCGCAATCGGTGATCGACTTCGTCGGCAACGCCCATGCAGGTCGTCACCTTGCGCTATTGCCGCCGGGCATTCTGCTGGAAAATGTTGCCGGTTTCTACGCGACCATGATCGCGGGCGGCACCTATGTGGCATTGCCTCAAGCGGATGTGGGGCTTGGCAACCCGTTCCAGCCCGATTTTGCCATGATGGCGCGGGTGATCGCCGCGCAGCGGATCACGTCGTTGATCCTGGTGCCGGAATATCTGGCCGGTCTGGTTGCGGTGCTGGCGCAGACCGGGGCGCGATTGCCCGACCTGACGCTGGTGGCGGTCGGGGGCGCGCGCGTGCCGCCCGCCCTGATCGACGCAGCGATGACGTTCGGGCTACCCGTTCGGCAGGGCTACGGCATGACCGAATGCGCATCCGTCGTGACATTGGAGCGGCCGACCGAAATCCGTCGGGGCAGCGTTGGGGTCAGCATCGGCAGCAACCATCTACGCCTCGCCCCGGATGGCGAGATACTGATCGACGGCCCCGCATGCCTCGGTCGGATCGGCGAAGCGGTGCCCGATGGCCCTCTGCATACTGGTGATATTGGACGGTTCGATGAAGCGGGCCGCCTGTGGATCGAGGGACGCAAATCCACCCTCATCATCACCTCGCATGGCCGCAACATATCGCCCGAATGGGTGGAAAGCCTGCTGCTGGGCGATCCGGCTGTCGCGCAGGCAATGGTCCATGGCGATGGGGAGGCGAGGCTGGGCGCGCTGATCGTTCCGCGCACGCCGGACGCGGATATCGACGCGGCGGTCGCGTCCGCTAACGCACGGCTGCCTGACTATGCCCGCATCGCCCATTGGCGGCGGGTCGCGCCTTTTACCCCCATGAACGGCCAACTTACGGGCAATGGCCGGATCCGCCGTGCTGTCATCGCAACCGCCCATCTGCAAGGACGTCCCTTTATGCCCTTTTACGATCGCTTGATTACCGAAACCGCCGACGTCGCCGCCGGTCTTGCCGCCGTGCCGCAATTGCAGGCCGGGCTGAGCGGCCGGATCAGCCGCGACACCTATATCGCCTATCTAGGCCAGGCCTATCACCATGTCCGCCATACCGTGCCGCTAATGCAGGAAGCGCGATCGCGGCTGAGCCAGAAACCGATGCTGGTAACCGCGCTGGATGAGTATATCGCGGAAGAGACGGGCCATGAGCAATGGATCCTGTCCGACATCGCGGCCGCTGGTGGTGATACAGCAGCGGTCGCCGCAAGCGCGCCCAACGCCGCGACGCGGGCGATGGTGGATCACGCCTATCGCGTCATTCGAACCGGCAATCCGGTTGCATTTTTCGGGATGGTGCATGTGCTGGAAGGGACCAGCGTCGCCCTGGCCAGTCACGGCGCCGCAGCGGTACAGGCGGCGCTGGGCCTCCCGCCGGAGGCCTTCACATATCTGACGTCGCATGGCGCGCTGGACCAGGATCATGTCCGCTTCTTTGCCGACCTGATGAACCGGATCGACGACCCGGCCGATCAGGCCGCGATCGTGGCCATGGCCCGCGACATCTATCGCCTGTTCGCCGCCCTGTTCGCATCCATCCCGATGGAGACGCTCGATGCGGCGGCTTGACGGGCAGCAGGTCGTTCTGACCGGCGCGGCCGGGGGCATCGGGTCGCTGGTGGCGGCGCGTCTGCGCGACTGCGGCGCTTGGGTGGTCGGGGTCGATCGGGTCGCATGCACCACCTGTGACGAAAGCATCATCGCCGACTTGTCGAGCGAGAGCGGGTTGGCGGACCTGTCGCTCAATCTCGCCGCGCGCCGTGTCGACATCCTGGTCAACATTGCCGGGGTGCAATATTTCGGGCCGATGGAGCGCCAGGCGCCCGCCAGCATATGGCTGGGCTATGTCGTAAACCTCATCGCCCCTGCCACCGTCATCCGCGCGATATTGCCGCAGATGCAGGCACGCAAGACCGGGCAGATCGTCAATATCGGATCCGTCATGGGTGCGATCAACTATCCCTTCTTCGCCGCCTATTCCAGCAGCAAGGCGGGATTGCAGGGATTGAGCGAAGGCTTGCGGCGGGAACTGCATGGCCTCGGCATCGCCGTCACCCATATCGCGCCGCGTGCCGTTCGAACCGCTTTCAACAATAGTGACGTCAACCGTTTTATGGACCTGACCGGGATGGCCGCCGATGATCCCGCCGTCGTGGCCGACCGTATCGTCGCGGCCATCGTGGCACGGGAGCGGGACGTCGTCATCGGCTTTCGCGAACGCCTGTTCATGGCGATCAACGCCTTGTTGCCGCGCGCCATCGATGCCGGGCTGTCCGCCCAGACGATCAAGGCCCGCAGCCTTTTCCCGGCCCAATGATAGTGATGAAGGATAGGATGATGTCCGTTTTTTCCAACCTGCGCCTTGCGATCCTGCTGCCGCTCATGGCGACGGCGGGGCTGGCCCATGCCGCCAACAATCCTGCGATGGATGCGCAGGTCATGCGCATCAACACGGAATGGGCACGGATCAAATATCAGGTGAGGGACAAGAGCGACCAGTATCGACAGCTCGACCAGTTGGCGCAGCAGGCCGCCGCCGTGTCTGCAAAATATCCGGGGCAGGCCGAACCGCTGCTCTGGCAGGGGATCGTCACCAGCGAAGAGGCGGCGCAGGCCAGCGTCTTCCGACAACTGGGCCTTGCGTCATCCGCGCGCGACATATTGGCCAAAGCCTACGCCCTCAATCCCAAAGCGGCCGATGGCGGCGTGGCGATGAGCCTGGGCGTCCTCTACTACAAGGTGCCCGGTTTCCCGATCGGTTTTGGCAGTTCGGCCAAGGCCCAAGGCTATTTGAAGGCGGCACTGGCACAGGATCCGGACGGTCTGGACGCCAATTTCTTCTATGCCGATTATCTGATGTCGAAGGGCGACCATGCAGGCGCGCGCAGCTATCTGGCTCGCGCGCTCAGGTCTGCGCCCGACAGCGGCCGCCCGGTGTGGGATGCTGGCCGTCGCGCTGAAGCTCGCGCACTGCTGGCAAAGCTGGGTCAGCAGGCGCAGCGCTGAGCCGATGTCGCTATGGCATGGCATCGGGCGGCAACTCGGCAATCCGCAGGGTTTTGTAGGAAGAGCGATCGGTCGCATGATGCGGGTCGCGAACGATCGACCGACGCGCCTTGTGGTCGATGCGCTGGACGCCAGGCCGGGCGAGATGCTGTTGGATATCGGCTTCGGGCCGGGACATGCCGTGGCCCTGCTCGCCAATACCGCGCGGTGCGTCTATGGCATCGACCGGTCCGACACCATGCTACGTCAGGCCAGTCGCCTGAACCGACGGGCGATTGGTGCTGGTCGCGTGTGCCTGAGCACGGGCGATTTTTCTCAACTCCCCTATCCGGATGGATTTTTCGACGGGATCATCGCATCGAACGTCCTCTACTTTTGGGAGGATCATGGTGTCGTGCTTGCCGAAATCCGGCGCGTACTAAAGCCCGGTGGGCGATTGTGCATCTATGTCACCGATGCTGCGACGATGCAGCGCTGGCGGTTCGCGGGCGTGGAAACGCACCGCCATTTCACGGCGGATCAGTTGACGGAAATTTTGGTCGGTGCCGGATTTGCGCTGGACAGCTTGAACGTCAGATCAGTTGCCATTGCTCAGGACGTTGGAGGGATTATCGTGACAGCATACGATAACCGTGTCGTTTGGACATGACACCCAATTGGTACGGTCGCGCGCTATGGCTGTGCTTTTACACATTTGGATGGCAGTTATCGCGACGTTCCTGCTTCGAAGCTGACATTCTGCAATCGGCCAGCAGAGGCTATTGCGCGCCAGCCGAGAGGTGCCCCCTGAGACCAGCATCCCACGAATCAGCATGTCAGTGATGCCTAGCTTTACGGTAGCTTGTGACTCGAACACGCGCCGAAAAGCGCCAAAAAGGTCCGGGGATATCGGTCAGGTTGACGTTTCAAAAAAACCAAAATCAGATAAAACAAGGCACTATTCTAGTATCGTAAGCCACCAGCCTTTCAGTAAGAAATCCTTAAAATCCCTAGCGAAAGTGCCTTTCGGCTTATGGCTGAGAGGTTGGCTGTTTTATCAGCCTTGAGTTGGTGGCTAATCCGATTTCCGGCATACTGCCCTAATCCACCGCCAAGCCAGCGCGCCGCCACAAATGTAACAGTGCGCTTACTTGGCTTGACCTGCCAATGCGTCAAAGATGACATGAAACGGAATTCCAGGCCGTGGCTTTGCAACGGCCCGGAACGCCCTTCCGATCAATATTGGATGGTCGGCGGCACGCAGAGGCTGCGGAGTTGATCCGAAGCGCTGTCCCACTGCTCATCGAAACCGATCGAGACGGAACCATAGCCCAGGAGTTGGCGCAATGTGCGCGATGTCCCTTCCATGACCTCCGGATCGAGCACGAGCGGGAAGTTGATCATCGGTCGGCACCATGGCGGGCAATAGCCCACGATCACGGCGGCGCGCTCCCGATCCGTCGAGATATTGGCGCCCGTTCCGTGGAGCAGCATGTCAGAATAGATGAGGAGCGACCCTGCAGGCGCCTCTGCGGGCACCGATTCATAATAGGTGGCGCCCGTCATATCGATGCGATCGTTCCACAAATGGCTGCCCGGCACCACGCGCGTAGCGCCATTTTCCTCATCGAAGGGATCGAGGCACCAGATGAAGCGCGACTGGAGCGGCTTGGTCTGATCGTGAAAGTCCATGCCACGGTCGAGATGAATGAACTGCTCGCCGCTGCCCGGCCGGGTCAGGTTCGCGCCATAGCTGTGGACGAGGTAGCTTTCGTTCAGCAACGTTGGCCCGAGAATATATTTGGTGAATTCGAGCGCGACCGGATGTTCAAGAAAATCGCGGAACATGTGATGCCGGTTGGGCAGGCGGCTGAGGCGGCAATTCTTGTCGTCCGGGTCGGTGAAGAATCGGCTGACCCGGTTCTTGTCGATCGCCTCCTCGCGAGCGATTTCACTGACCAGCGCCTGACGCGCCTCGCTGACTTCATCGGGTGTCAAGACATCCGCCATGATCGCATAGCCGACACGGTCCAGGTCGCGCTTGACCTCATCGATGCTGCGCGTGGGGCGCGGCAGCGGTCCGTCGAAATCCAAAGGCACCGTCTTCCTTACCGGGGCGTTGTTATCTGTATAGTCCTCCATCAGGACAGCGTCGCCAATTGCCATGCTTCTCTCCTATAGTTTGTGTACGCGTCGTTCAGGCTCTCATAATGGTGATCTGGATCGGACAGATGGGTGTCAGGGCGGGCTTGCGCCCGACCGCGCATGGGCCAGGGCGCGGGCGGCCAGCATCGGATAGGCTGCGGCAAGGTCCAGGGCGTGGGCAGAGGATGCGTTCCCGCGCAGCGCGCGCGCCCTTATGCCATGATAGATGGCGGCCAGCCGAAACAGCGAGAACGCCAGCAACCAGTCCATGTCGTCTATCGCCGTTCGCCCGGTTCGCGCGCAATATTGTGCGACATAGGCATCTTCGCCTGGCAGGTTGAGCGCGTGCAAATCGCTACCTTCCAATCCGGAGAGTATCGTGGGCGGCAGGTGATACATCATCGCATGGTTGACGAAATCGGCCAGCGGATGCCCCAGGGTCGACAATTCCCAGTCGAGCACGGCCAGAACGCGTGGTTCGGTGGGATGAAAAACCATATTGTCGGCGCGATAGTCGCCATGGATCAGGCGGGTTTCGTCCGATGTCGGCATATGCCCCGGAAGCCATTCGATCAGCGCATCCATCGCATCGTCCCGCCCGGCAACGTCCGCATCCGCGGCATATTGGCGGGACCAGCGACTGATCTGGCGCTGAAAATAATTGCCCGCCTTGCCGAAGTCGCAGAGGCCCAGCGCAGCAGGATCGAAGCGGTGCAGGCGCGCGATCGTGTCGTTCATGGCATCGAAATAGGCGGGGCGCTCAGCTTCGGGGACGCTTTCGAAACGCGCGTCCCAAAACACGCGACCCTCGATATAGTCCATGACGTAGAACCAGCCGCCGATAACGGCCTCGTCCGTGCAAAGGGCATGGATGTGCGGAACGGGAAACCCCTGTTGGCCCAACGCCCGCATCACCCGCGCTTCCCGATCAACGGCATGGGCGCCGGGCGCCAATAGGCCCGATGGTTTGCGCCGCAGCACATAGTCGCGACCCGGCGTCGACAGGCGATAGGTCGGATTGGACTGCCCGCCCGCAAAACGGCTTATGGTCAGCGGGCCTTCATACCCATCGATGTTGGCGGTCATCCAGGCGATCAGGCGCACGTCGTCCAGCGGTGACGACGTGCCTGCTGTAGATGCCTCGCCAGAGCCTGTCATGCCGTAAGCGCCGCGCGTTTGATGGCCTTGGCAAGGCTCCATTTATGGACCTCGGTCGGGCCATCATAGATGCGAAAGGCGCGGATTTCGCGGAATATCTGCTCCACGACCGTGTCGCCGCTCACGCCGGTGCCGCCCATCATCTGAACGCAGCGATCCGCGATCTGGAACAGCGCCTCCGACACGGCGACCTTGGCCATCGAACTTTCGACAGTGCCCAAGGCGCCACTGTCCAGCACGCCAGCGCACCAGTCGATCGTCAGTTCCGCCTGCTTCAGGGCGATATGATTGTCCGCCAGCATGAAGCCGACGCCTTCATGATCGATCAGCAGCTTGCCGAATGCATGACGCGACGTCGTGTAGGCGGTGGCGATTTCCTGCGTACGCATCGCCGCGCCGAGCCAGCGGCTGCAATGCGTCAGCCGGGCAGGCGCCAGCCGCACCTGCGCGTAACGAAAACCTTCATGAACGGCGCCCAAAATCCGGTCGTCCGATACCTTGAGATTGTCGATTATGACTACGGCGTGCCCCCCGGGGACGCGCTATCAATCGTATCGATCAGACGCTCGATCCGGATGGCGGGATTGGGCAGGTCGACCAGGAACATGGTCGCGCCCATCTTGTCGCTGCCCGTGTCGGTGCGCGCCATCACGATCCCGACGGACGCGCCCTTG from Sphingobium sp. HWE2-09 includes:
- a CDS encoding AMP-binding protein, which gives rise to MSALTTIIRARAVTHPHRIAIESGTQGTLDWAAFSEAIDAANAMFGRHFSGTSPVAIQLDHGPAACVADLALLRCGIPALPIPSFFSAEQRHHALRASGACALVGSRSGQADDFSFTLLDSPSVPLHAGTAKISFTSGSTGTPKGICLSAAHMMAVAQSVIDFVGNAHAGRHLALLPPGILLENVAGFYATMIAGGTYVALPQADVGLGNPFQPDFAMMARVIAAQRITSLILVPEYLAGLVAVLAQTGARLPDLTLVAVGGARVPPALIDAAMTFGLPVRQGYGMTECASVVTLERPTEIRRGSVGVSIGSNHLRLAPDGEILIDGPACLGRIGEAVPDGPLHTGDIGRFDEAGRLWIEGRKSTLIITSHGRNISPEWVESLLLGDPAVAQAMVHGDGEARLGALIVPRTPDADIDAAVASANARLPDYARIAHWRRVAPFTPMNGQLTGNGRIRRAVIATAHLQGRPFMPFYDRLITETADVAAGLAAVPQLQAGLSGRISRDTYIAYLGQAYHHVRHTVPLMQEARSRLSQKPMLVTALDEYIAEETGHEQWILSDIAAAGGDTAAVAASAPNAATRAMVDHAYRVIRTGNPVAFFGMVHVLEGTSVALASHGAAAVQAALGLPPEAFTYLTSHGALDQDHVRFFADLMNRIDDPADQAAIVAMARDIYRLFAALFASIPMETLDAAA
- a CDS encoding SDR family NAD(P)-dependent oxidoreductase, producing the protein MRRLDGQQVVLTGAAGGIGSLVAARLRDCGAWVVGVDRVACTTCDESIIADLSSESGLADLSLNLAARRVDILVNIAGVQYFGPMERQAPASIWLGYVVNLIAPATVIRAILPQMQARKTGQIVNIGSVMGAINYPFFAAYSSSKAGLQGLSEGLRRELHGLGIAVTHIAPRAVRTAFNNSDVNRFMDLTGMAADDPAVVADRIVAAIVARERDVVIGFRERLFMAINALLPRAIDAGLSAQTIKARSLFPAQ
- a CDS encoding tetratricopeptide repeat protein, translating into MSVFSNLRLAILLPLMATAGLAHAANNPAMDAQVMRINTEWARIKYQVRDKSDQYRQLDQLAQQAAAVSAKYPGQAEPLLWQGIVTSEEAAQASVFRQLGLASSARDILAKAYALNPKAADGGVAMSLGVLYYKVPGFPIGFGSSAKAQGYLKAALAQDPDGLDANFFYADYLMSKGDHAGARSYLARALRSAPDSGRPVWDAGRRAEARALLAKLGQQAQR
- a CDS encoding class I SAM-dependent methyltransferase, with protein sequence MLAVALKLAHCWQSWVSRRSAEPMSLWHGIGRQLGNPQGFVGRAIGRMMRVANDRPTRLVVDALDARPGEMLLDIGFGPGHAVALLANTARCVYGIDRSDTMLRQASRLNRRAIGAGRVCLSTGDFSQLPYPDGFFDGIIASNVLYFWEDHGVVLAEIRRVLKPGGRLCIYVTDAATMQRWRFAGVETHRHFTADQLTEILVGAGFALDSLNVRSVAIAQDVGGIIVTAYDNRVVWT
- a CDS encoding phytanoyl-CoA dioxygenase family protein; translation: MAIGDAVLMEDYTDNNAPVRKTVPLDFDGPLPRPTRSIDEVKRDLDRVGYAIMADVLTPDEVSEARQALVSEIAREEAIDKNRVSRFFTDPDDKNCRLSRLPNRHHMFRDFLEHPVALEFTKYILGPTLLNESYLVHSYGANLTRPGSGEQFIHLDRGMDFHDQTKPLQSRFIWCLDPFDEENGATRVVPGSHLWNDRIDMTGATYYESVPAEAPAGSLLIYSDMLLHGTGANISTDRERAAVIVGYCPPWCRPMINFPLVLDPEVMEGTSRTLRQLLGYGSVSIGFDEQWDSASDQLRSLCVPPTIQY
- a CDS encoding phosphotransferase family protein, which gives rise to MTGSGEASTAGTSSPLDDVRLIAWMTANIDGYEGPLTISRFAGGQSNPTYRLSTPGRDYVLRRKPSGLLAPGAHAVDREARVMRALGQQGFPVPHIHALCTDEAVIGGWFYVMDYIEGRVFWDARFESVPEAERPAYFDAMNDTIARLHRFDPAALGLCDFGKAGNYFQRQISRWSRQYAADADVAGRDDAMDALIEWLPGHMPTSDETRLIHGDYRADNMVFHPTEPRVLAVLDWELSTLGHPLADFVNHAMMYHLPPTILSGLEGSDLHALNLPGEDAYVAQYCARTGRTAIDDMDWLLAFSLFRLAAIYHGIRARALRGNASSAHALDLAAAYPMLAARALAHARSGASPP